A region from the Clostridium beijerinckii genome encodes:
- a CDS encoding dihydroxyacetone kinase subunit DhaK yields the protein MKKLINNPNNVLADMIDGLVAAYPEYLNKLENANVLTRVHKAENKVAIVSGGGSGHEPAHAGYVGFGMLDGGICGEVFTSPTPDQVYEAIKATDNGQGVLLVIKNYTGDVMNFEMAKEMAEMEGIKVEQVIVNDDVAVENSLYTAGRRGIAGTVFVHKISGAKAEAGGSLEDVKRVAEKTIENVRSMGMSLSSCIVPAAGKANFTLADDEVEIGMGIHGEPGTHREKISSADQIAEHLTSKILADINIVTGDEVSVLINGLGSTPNMELYIVNKKVNQILKDKGIKIHKTFIGEFMTSLEMAGCSISILKLDSELKTLLDAKADTPAFKVF from the coding sequence ATGAAAAAATTAATTAATAACCCTAACAATGTTTTAGCAGATATGATAGATGGTCTTGTAGCTGCTTATCCAGAATACTTAAATAAGCTAGAGAATGCAAATGTGTTAACAAGAGTTCATAAAGCTGAAAATAAAGTGGCAATAGTAAGTGGTGGAGGAAGCGGACATGAACCAGCGCATGCAGGATATGTTGGATTTGGAATGCTAGATGGTGGCATATGTGGAGAAGTATTTACATCACCAACTCCAGATCAAGTGTATGAAGCAATTAAAGCTACTGACAATGGACAAGGAGTGCTGCTTGTTATAAAAAACTATACTGGTGATGTAATGAATTTTGAAATGGCAAAAGAAATGGCTGAAATGGAAGGCATAAAAGTAGAACAAGTTATTGTAAATGATGATGTAGCAGTAGAAAATAGTTTATATACAGCAGGAAGAAGAGGAATAGCAGGAACAGTATTTGTTCATAAAATCTCAGGTGCGAAGGCAGAAGCGGGTGGAAGTTTAGAGGATGTAAAAAGAGTTGCAGAAAAGACAATTGAAAATGTAAGAAGCATGGGAATGTCATTATCATCATGTATAGTACCAGCAGCAGGTAAAGCTAATTTTACATTAGCTGATGATGAAGTTGAAATTGGAATGGGGATACATGGGGAGCCAGGAACTCATAGAGAAAAAATTTCAAGTGCAGATCAAATAGCTGAACATTTAACAAGTAAAATTTTAGCGGATATTAATATAGTAACTGGTGATGAAGTTTCAGTTCTTATAAATGGTTTAGGATCAACTCCTAATATGGAATTATATATTGTAAATAAAAAAGTTAATCAAATATTAAAGGATAAGGGTATCAAGATCCATAAAACTTTTATAGGAGAATTTATGACATCTTTAGAAATGGCAGGATGTTCCATATCAATATTGAAATTGGATAGTGAATTAAAAACTTTACTCGATGCAAAGGCTGATACACCAGCATTTAAGGTTTTCTAG
- the dhaL gene encoding dihydroxyacetone kinase subunit L: MANGKDIKEILRKISTIIETNKLYLSELDAAIGDGDHGLNMSKGFKAVVEKIKDLPEDDLGNILKSSGMALVSTVGGASGPLYGTAFMKAGVILLKKSTMNINDFIEILQEALDGIKMRGKATEGEKTMIEALSPAIAAGKKAIDQGKTTKEILILIRNAAKEGMEHTKNIIATKGRASYLGERSLGHQDAGATSMYLILNTITEELVKDM; this comes from the coding sequence ATGGCAAACGGTAAAGATATAAAGGAAATATTAAGAAAAATTAGTACAATAATTGAAACAAATAAATTATATTTAAGTGAACTAGATGCAGCTATTGGTGATGGTGATCATGGACTAAACATGAGCAAAGGGTTTAAGGCTGTAGTTGAAAAAATTAAAGATTTGCCTGAGGATGATTTAGGAAATATTTTAAAAAGTTCTGGTATGGCTTTAGTTAGTACTGTTGGGGGTGCATCGGGACCACTATATGGCACAGCTTTTATGAAGGCTGGAGTCATACTTTTAAAGAAGAGTACCATGAATATAAATGATTTTATAGAAATTCTACAAGAAGCTTTAGATGGAATAAAAATGAGAGGAAAAGCTACTGAAGGAGAAAAAACTATGATTGAGGCTTTGTCACCTGCAATTGCAGCTGGAAAAAAAGCTATAGATCAAGGTAAAACAACAAAGGAAATTTTAATATTAATTAGAAATGCTGCAAAGGAAGGTATGGAGCATACTAAGAATATAATTGCAACTAAAGGCAGGGCGAGTTATTTGGGAGAAAGAAGCTTAGGGCATCAAGATGCAGGAGCTACTTCAATGTATTTAATACTTAATACAATAACAGAAGAACTAGTAAAGGATATGTGA
- a CDS encoding 30S ribosomal protein S21 produces MSEIKLRENETLEQALRRFKKQCSMSGVLAEVKKREHYEKPSVKRKKKSIEARKRKFK; encoded by the coding sequence ATGTCAGAAATTAAATTGAGAGAAAACGAAACGCTAGAGCAAGCATTAAGAAGATTTAAAAAACAATGTTCAATGTCTGGAGTCCTTGCCGAAGTTAAAAAGAGAGAACATTATGAAAAACCAAGTGTGAAAAGAAAGAAAAAGTCAATAGAAGCTAGAAAAAGAAAATTTAAATAG
- a CDS encoding elongation factor G gives MKKTIGVLAHVDAGKTTFSEQVLYHTNSIRNRGRVDHKDAFLDSHSIEKQRGITVFSDQGIFELTDSTYYLVDTPGHIDFSTEMERAIQIMDYAIIIVSSVEGVQGHTKTVWNLLRKYNVPSMFFINKLDRIGAEKERVIKEIKKDLTKDVFYIGDKSLKNVQNEKDINGLVDSNEFELSEELIEFISEYDDELLEKYLEGAYDKKLWFKKFKNLIKENKIFPCFGGSALQDEGIVEFLHALDKLTYTNYNENEEFSGRVYKIRHDESGNRITFIKALAGTLKVRDEVSYGGEIQDILTLDDEINNTPTYEGEIREKVNGIRIYNGSKFKTVDAVKAGDLFAISGISSAIAGDGLGTLKEKTHYEMVPTLMSKVIFDKSCNVQEVLHYFKVLEAEDPALNIIWNEVLKEIHVHIMGKIQLEVLKEIAQERFDLKIEFGPCQILYKETIADKTIGCGHFEPLRHYAEVHLKIEPLPRNSGIIFENKCHADDLTVGHQNLVKTHIFEREHHGLLTGSSLTDIKVTLLIGRAHNKHTCGGDFREATFRALRQGLEKVENLLLEPYYKFTIEVSSDYIGRVLSDIQRLNGTFEPVMSEDDKVIIKGRGPVATFMDYSMDVIAFTKGKGSISLIYDVYDICHNSEEVIENKLYNKNADIEYTSTSVFCSHGQGYLVPWDKADSVMHCEVVEN, from the coding sequence TACAGATTCTACATATTATCTAGTTGATACGCCAGGACATATAGATTTTAGTACAGAAATGGAAAGAGCAATTCAAATTATGGATTATGCAATAATTATTGTAAGTAGTGTTGAAGGCGTTCAAGGGCACACTAAGACTGTTTGGAATTTACTTAGAAAATATAATGTACCAAGTATGTTTTTTATTAATAAATTAGATAGAATTGGAGCAGAAAAAGAAAGAGTTATTAAGGAAATAAAAAAAGACTTAACAAAAGACGTGTTTTATATAGGGGATAAGTCTTTAAAAAATGTTCAAAATGAAAAAGATATAAATGGCTTAGTAGATTCTAATGAATTTGAATTAAGTGAAGAACTTATAGAATTCATAAGTGAATATGATGATGAACTTTTGGAGAAATATCTTGAAGGAGCTTATGATAAAAAGCTCTGGTTTAAAAAATTTAAAAATCTTATAAAAGAAAATAAGATATTCCCGTGTTTTGGAGGTTCAGCTCTTCAAGATGAAGGAATAGTAGAGTTTTTACATGCTTTAGATAAGTTAACTTATACAAATTATAATGAAAATGAAGAATTCTCAGGGCGTGTATATAAGATTCGTCATGATGAAAGCGGAAATAGGATAACTTTTATTAAAGCTTTAGCAGGAACATTAAAAGTTAGAGATGAAGTTAGCTATGGTGGAGAAATACAAGATATATTAACTCTAGATGATGAAATTAACAATACACCAACCTATGAAGGTGAAATTAGAGAAAAAGTAAATGGTATAAGAATTTATAATGGAAGTAAATTTAAAACTGTAGATGCAGTAAAAGCTGGAGATTTATTTGCAATTTCAGGAATTTCAAGTGCAATAGCAGGTGATGGACTTGGAACTTTAAAAGAAAAAACACATTATGAAATGGTTCCAACCTTAATGTCTAAAGTCATTTTTGATAAATCTTGTAATGTACAGGAAGTTCTACATTATTTTAAAGTTCTAGAAGCAGAAGATCCAGCATTAAATATAATATGGAATGAAGTTCTTAAGGAAATCCATGTGCATATAATGGGAAAAATTCAGTTAGAAGTTTTAAAAGAAATAGCGCAGGAAAGATTTGATTTGAAAATTGAATTTGGACCATGTCAAATACTCTATAAAGAAACAATAGCTGACAAGACTATAGGTTGCGGCCATTTTGAACCTTTAAGACATTATGCGGAGGTGCATTTAAAGATTGAACCATTACCTAGAAATAGTGGGATTATTTTTGAAAATAAATGTCACGCAGATGATTTGACAGTTGGACATCAAAACTTAGTTAAAACACATATTTTCGAAAGAGAACATCATGGACTTTTGACGGGTTCAAGTCTAACAGATATAAAAGTTACACTTTTAATTGGCAGAGCTCACAATAAACATACTTGTGGAGGAGATTTTAGAGAAGCAACTTTTAGAGCTTTAAGACAAGGTTTAGAAAAAGTAGAGAATTTATTATTAGAGCCATATTATAAATTTACAATAGAAGTTTCATCAGATTACATAGGAAGAGTTTTATCAGATATTCAAAGATTAAATGGAACTTTCGAACCTGTAATGTCTGAAGATGATAAAGTTATTATAAAGGGAAGAGGTCCTGTAGCTACATTTATGGATTATAGCATGGATGTCATAGCCTTTACTAAGGGCAAAGGAAGTATAAGTTTAATATATGATGTATATGATATTTGTCATAATAGTGAAGAAGTAATAGAAAACAAACTCTACAATAAGAATGCTGATATAGAATATACTTCAACATCAGTATTTTGCTCGCATGGACAAGGATACTTAGTTCCATGGGACAAAGCTGATTCAGTAATGCATTGTGAAGTTGTAGAGAATTAG
- a CDS encoding M48 family peptidase, with protein MKLKFEYKSKEIEFDIIRRKRKTISIKIEEDGQIIVSAPLRINKEYILQVMHSKANWIITKQDEISKRGSNKIARDIIEGSTFMYLGEEYPLHLIFDVHRKNITVELIKADCNDLRPNKLLIDKCQYTTNNKLIDKLQNVFLNKADLNNKFIIRTNTFEEEKIKFALEKWYRAETLKIVTRRIDYYASNFKDIVTDVKVKEQKRRWASCTGKNAILFNWRISMARADVLDYIVVHEMCHMDHRNHSKHFWNRVEEIMPDYKEKHEWLKVNGMNLYL; from the coding sequence ATGAAACTAAAATTTGAATATAAAAGTAAGGAAATAGAGTTTGATATAATACGTAGAAAAAGAAAGACTATTAGTATAAAAATAGAAGAAGATGGACAGATTATTGTGAGTGCACCCTTAAGAATCAATAAAGAATACATTTTACAGGTTATGCATAGTAAAGCTAATTGGATTATAACTAAGCAAGATGAAATTAGCAAAAGAGGGTCAAATAAAATTGCGCGAGATATCATTGAAGGAAGTACATTTATGTATTTAGGAGAAGAATATCCTTTACATTTAATTTTTGATGTACATAGAAAAAATATAACTGTTGAATTAATTAAAGCAGACTGCAATGATTTAAGGCCAAATAAATTGCTTATTGATAAATGTCAGTATACTACAAATAATAAATTGATTGATAAGTTACAAAATGTATTCTTAAATAAAGCAGATTTAAATAATAAGTTTATAATACGTACAAATACATTTGAAGAAGAGAAGATAAAATTCGCATTAGAAAAATGGTATAGGGCAGAAACTCTTAAAATAGTCACAAGAAGAATAGATTATTATGCAAGTAATTTTAAAGATATAGTAACAGATGTAAAAGTAAAGGAACAAAAAAGAAGATGGGCGAGCTGTACTGGTAAAAATGCTATTCTTTTTAACTGGAGAATTAGTATGGCAAGAGCTGATGTTTTAGACTATATTGTAGTTCATGAAATGTGTCATATGGATCATAGAAATCATTCAAAACATTTTTGGAATAGAGTAGAAGAAATAATGCCTGATTATAAAGAAAAGCATGAATGGCTTAAAGTAAATGGAATGAATTTATACTTATAA
- a CDS encoding histidine phosphatase family protein, which translates to MSNKNKGKVILYLMRHGQTILNKAKRTQGWCDGVLTKEGIEVAINTGLGLSDVKFKAAYSSDLGRAVKTARIVIKENKASTNLQLKELEGLREVYFGKYEGEHESIMFNDILKFLNVSSFEEAEEKYDFQKEYCNSCAILDETKEAENYNAAIKRVMKSLKDICMENSHDNGGEVLIVAHGGIIRLIIDYLDKNFNVRNMDNSSISKIIYEEGSFKVESVNDNSYSDKGKFMKK; encoded by the coding sequence ATGAGCAATAAAAATAAGGGTAAAGTTATTTTATATTTAATGAGACATGGACAAACTATTTTAAACAAAGCTAAAAGAACTCAAGGATGGTGTGATGGAGTTCTTACTAAGGAAGGAATTGAGGTAGCAATAAACACTGGCCTTGGACTTAGTGATGTTAAATTTAAAGCAGCTTATAGCAGTGATTTAGGTAGAGCAGTAAAGACTGCAAGAATTGTTATAAAAGAAAATAAAGCAAGTACAAATTTACAATTAAAAGAACTTGAAGGTTTAAGAGAAGTGTATTTTGGAAAATATGAAGGAGAGCATGAAAGTATAATGTTTAATGATATACTGAAGTTTCTTAATGTAAGTTCCTTTGAAGAAGCAGAAGAAAAATATGATTTTCAAAAGGAATACTGCAATTCATGTGCTATTTTAGATGAAACAAAAGAAGCAGAAAATTACAATGCAGCAATAAAAAGAGTCATGAAAAGTCTAAAGGATATATGCATGGAAAATTCACATGATAATGGAGGAGAAGTACTTATAGTAGCACATGGAGGAATAATTAGATTGATTATTGATTATTTGGACAAGAATTTCAATGTAAGAAATATGGATAATTCAAGCATATCTAAGATTATATATGAAGAGGGAAGCTTTAAAGTTGAATCTGTAAATGACAATAGCTATAGTGATAAAGGCAAATTTATGAAAAAATAG
- a CDS encoding PTS mannose transporter subunit IID: MVGIVIVSHSDNVAKGVKEIAAQMAPEVNIAEAGGTNDGRIGTDINKITDAIREVYSDSGVIILFDLGSAFMNTEMAIEFLDEDMKNNVEIIDAPLVEGAIVAAVDSSIGKNIDEIKKSLKEMPLNKI, from the coding sequence ATGGTTGGAATAGTAATTGTATCTCATAGTGATAATGTCGCAAAGGGAGTAAAGGAAATAGCTGCTCAAATGGCTCCGGAAGTTAATATTGCTGAAGCTGGAGGGACTAACGACGGAAGAATAGGAACAGATATAAATAAAATTACAGATGCTATTAGAGAAGTTTATAGCGATAGTGGAGTAATAATATTATTCGACTTAGGAAGTGCTTTTATGAATACTGAAATGGCTATAGAGTTTCTAGATGAAGATATGAAAAATAATGTTGAAATTATTGATGCACCTTTAGTAGAAGGCGCAATAGTTGCAGCAGTAGATTCCAGTATAGGTAAAAATATTGATGAGATAAAGAAGTCATTAAAGGAAATGCCTTTAAATAAAATTTAA